The following coding sequences lie in one Nonomuraea muscovyensis genomic window:
- a CDS encoding APC family permease translates to MTEHRLGAGQGTALLLGAVLGPGMLVLPQLAAAAAGPASVLAWAALLVLSVPVAMTFAALGVRYPGGGGVAGFAGLAFGRRASAVVGWWFYGSVPVGVVAGALVGGRYVEAALGVDDAVAAAFLLAAAFAANAAGLRTSGRLQAGLVVLLVALLAVAVVTAAPHAEAAGFTPFAPNGAAGVASAAGVLLFAFVGWEAASHLSAEFAGGRRGLLRATAVTLVVISVLYLGVAVTTVGVLGERAGATAVPLTALLETGFGAAARPVTGVVAVLLTFGAVNAYIAGAARLGAALAGDGALPGWFARGGGPGGEPLRSLGLVAVLSVVVLAAAVAAPMLGLAVDLDALMRVTSAALAAVTVAGTAAAARLLPRGRWRATALAAGVLSCVALAACGAYLVVPAVLALVALAVTRANARRPLPRRSPR, encoded by the coding sequence TGCGGGACAGGGCACCGCGTTGCTGCTCGGCGCGGTGCTCGGGCCCGGGATGCTCGTGCTGCCCCAGCTCGCCGCGGCCGCGGCGGGGCCGGCCTCGGTGCTGGCGTGGGCGGCTCTGCTGGTGCTCAGCGTGCCGGTGGCGATGACGTTCGCGGCGCTCGGCGTCCGCTATCCCGGCGGCGGGGGGGTGGCGGGCTTCGCCGGGCTGGCGTTCGGGCGGCGCGCGTCGGCGGTGGTCGGCTGGTGGTTCTACGGGTCGGTGCCCGTGGGCGTCGTGGCGGGCGCGCTCGTCGGCGGCCGGTACGTCGAGGCGGCTCTCGGCGTGGACGACGCCGTGGCGGCGGCCTTCCTGCTGGCCGCGGCGTTCGCGGCGAACGCCGCGGGGCTGCGCACGTCGGGACGGTTGCAGGCCGGTCTGGTCGTCCTGCTGGTGGCTCTGCTGGCCGTCGCCGTGGTCACCGCCGCGCCGCATGCCGAAGCCGCCGGTTTCACCCCGTTCGCCCCCAACGGCGCGGCGGGCGTGGCGAGCGCGGCCGGCGTGCTGCTGTTCGCCTTCGTCGGCTGGGAGGCGGCCAGCCACCTGTCGGCCGAGTTCGCGGGCGGCCGGCGCGGCCTGCTGCGCGCCACGGCGGTGACGCTGGTCGTGATCAGCGTGCTGTACCTGGGCGTGGCCGTCACCACGGTCGGCGTGCTGGGCGAGCGGGCGGGAGCGACGGCCGTGCCGCTCACCGCGCTGCTGGAGACGGGGTTCGGCGCCGCCGCGCGGCCGGTCACCGGTGTGGTGGCGGTGCTGCTGACGTTCGGCGCGGTCAACGCCTACATCGCCGGGGCCGCCCGCCTCGGCGCCGCGCTGGCCGGGGACGGCGCGCTGCCGGGCTGGTTCGCCAGGGGCGGCGGCCCAGGCGGGGAGCCGCTGCGCAGCCTGGGGCTGGTGGCGGTGCTCAGCGTGGTCGTGCTGGCCGCGGCGGTCGCCGCTCCCATGCTCGGCCTCGCCGTGGATCTCGACGCGCTCATGCGGGTCACCTCGGCGGCCCTGGCCGCCGTCACGGTCGCGGGCACGGCGGCGGCGGCCCGGCTGCTGCCCCGGGGCCGGTGGCGGGCGACGGCGCTGGCGGCCGGTGTCCTGTCCTGCGTCGCGCTGGCCGCCTGCGGCGCCTACCTGGTCGTGCCCGCCGTCCTGGCCCTCGTGGCGCTGGCGGTGACCCGGGCGAACGCCCGCCGGCCGCTGCCCCGCCGGTCGCCGCGTTGA
- a CDS encoding acyl-CoA dehydrogenase family protein, with protein MSEYAKARELGEQAREKEWTRPSFARQLFLGDFRLDLVHPAPVPGEEAAKRGEDFVRAVRRFLDAQVDPAEIERTARVPDGVVKGLAELGAFGITIGAEYGGLGLPYLYYCRTLMLVGSYCPALATLLSAHQSIGVPQPLKLFGTEEQKREFLPRCARGEISAFLLTEPDVGSDPARLATTAVRDGDDYVLDGVKLWTTNGVVADLLVVMARTGKKISAFVVEADSPGITVRRRNQFMGLRGIENGVTEFAGVRVPARNLIGREGEGLKIALTTLNTGRLALPATCAGNAKWAVRIAREWANARVQWGRRIGDHEAVATKIAFIAATAYALEAVCELTSRLADDRRNDIRIEAALAKLYASELGYQVLDELVQIRGGRGFETAESLAARGERGVPAEQMLRDARINRIFEGSSEIMRLLITREAVDAHLSAAGELIDPDASRQDRARALRRASAFYARWLPSLVAGTGNLPTSYGDFGPLAGHLRHVERTGRKLARSIFYGMSRWQGRLEHRQAFLGRIVDIGAELFAMTAVCVKAREDEADLGHRPYELADTFCRQARGRIDALFARLWDNSDTQDARLARYVLDGRYTFVEEGVLDPSIDGPWVGAPEGGENVRRPIR; from the coding sequence ATGAGCGAGTACGCCAAGGCAAGAGAGCTCGGTGAGCAGGCGCGTGAGAAGGAGTGGACGCGGCCGAGCTTCGCACGACAGCTGTTCCTGGGTGACTTCCGGCTGGACCTGGTGCATCCGGCGCCCGTGCCCGGTGAGGAGGCGGCCAAGCGGGGCGAGGACTTCGTCCGCGCGGTGCGCAGGTTCCTCGACGCGCAGGTCGATCCGGCCGAGATCGAGCGGACGGCGCGGGTGCCCGACGGCGTGGTCAAGGGCCTCGCGGAGCTCGGCGCGTTCGGGATCACGATCGGTGCGGAGTACGGCGGCCTCGGCCTGCCCTACCTGTACTATTGCCGCACCCTCATGCTGGTCGGCTCCTACTGCCCGGCGCTGGCCACGCTGCTGTCGGCGCACCAGTCGATCGGGGTGCCGCAGCCGCTGAAGCTGTTCGGCACCGAGGAGCAGAAGCGGGAGTTCCTGCCCCGGTGCGCCCGGGGCGAGATCTCGGCGTTCCTGCTGACCGAGCCCGACGTGGGCTCCGACCCGGCCCGGCTGGCCACCACCGCCGTGCGCGACGGCGACGACTACGTGCTCGACGGCGTCAAGCTGTGGACCACCAACGGGGTGGTGGCCGACCTGCTCGTCGTCATGGCGCGGACCGGGAAGAAGATCAGCGCCTTCGTCGTGGAGGCCGACAGCCCCGGCATCACCGTCAGGCGGCGCAACCAGTTCATGGGCCTGCGCGGCATCGAGAACGGCGTCACCGAGTTCGCCGGGGTGAGGGTCCCGGCGCGCAACCTGATCGGCCGCGAGGGCGAGGGCCTGAAGATCGCCCTGACCACGCTGAACACCGGCCGCCTGGCCCTGCCCGCGACGTGCGCCGGCAACGCCAAGTGGGCGGTGCGGATCGCCCGCGAGTGGGCCAACGCCCGCGTGCAGTGGGGCCGCCGGATCGGCGACCACGAGGCGGTGGCCACCAAGATCGCGTTCATCGCGGCCACGGCCTACGCCCTGGAGGCCGTCTGCGAGCTGACCAGCCGGCTGGCCGACGACCGGCGCAACGACATCAGGATCGAGGCGGCCCTGGCCAAGCTGTACGCCTCGGAGCTCGGCTACCAGGTGCTCGACGAGCTGGTCCAGATCAGGGGCGGCCGGGGCTTCGAGACCGCCGAGTCGCTGGCCGCCCGCGGCGAGCGGGGCGTGCCGGCCGAGCAGATGCTGCGCGACGCGCGGATCAACCGCATCTTCGAGGGATCCTCCGAGATCATGCGCCTGCTCATCACCCGTGAGGCCGTGGACGCCCACCTGTCGGCCGCCGGCGAGCTGATCGACCCGGACGCCTCCCGCCAGGACCGGGCCCGGGCGCTGAGGCGGGCGAGCGCCTTCTACGCCCGGTGGCTGCCCTCGCTGGTGGCGGGCACCGGAAACCTGCCCACCTCGTACGGCGACTTCGGCCCGCTGGCCGGCCACCTGCGCCACGTCGAGCGGACCGGCCGCAAGCTGGCCCGGTCCATCTTCTACGGGATGTCCCGGTGGCAGGGGCGGCTGGAGCACAGGCAGGCGTTCCTCGGCCGGATCGTCGACATCGGGGCGGAGCTGTTCGCGATGACGGCGGTCTGCGTCAAGGCCCGGGAGGACGAGGCGGACCTCGGGCACCGGCCGTACGAGCTGGCCGACACGTTCTGCCGGCAGGCCAGGGGCCGGATCGACGCGCTGTTCGCCCGGCTGTGGGACAACAGCGACACCCAGGACGCGCGGCTGGCCCGCTACGTGCTCGACGGCCGCTACACCTTCGTCGAGGAGGGCGTCCTGGACCCGTCCATCGACGGCCCGTGGGTCGGCGCGCCGGAGGGCGGGGAGAACGTCAGACGCCCGATCCGGTGA
- a CDS encoding extracellular solute-binding protein has product MNIKLVGGAAAGMAAMLVLSSCGSGDSGSSGDQNASGGGQVTLKMVAADYGDGPGKPNSGETFWKGVVDEFQAANPNIKVEVQVINWNDIDKQVATMVQNGQVPDILQTGDYSGFVKDGLLHKVDEILSPNVSGDMLEKFAEFGKVDGAAYGIPFVSSARALFYNKELFSKAGIAEPPKTWDELKAAAEKLKKAGVSQPFGLPLGQEEAQAESFLWMLGNGGGYKDASGKWAINSPQNVETFTYVKGLVDAGLTTPNPGTKDRKTVWEDFGAGKVGMVNGGPMSIPIFDAAGLTDKYGVAPIPGKAGPLDTTLGVMDWIMAFNKNGRAAEIKKFLDFFYTGNAAQKISDTYKLLPVTKSGVEKLSSDEKLKPFLDGLPNASFYPFQDPKWAVVNPAIKQTIGGAVKEDPAQVLGELQKTAENS; this is encoded by the coding sequence GTGAACATCAAGCTTGTGGGCGGCGCCGCCGCGGGCATGGCGGCCATGCTGGTTCTGTCCAGTTGTGGCTCGGGCGACTCCGGCTCCTCCGGCGACCAGAACGCCTCCGGTGGCGGCCAGGTCACGCTGAAGATGGTCGCCGCCGACTACGGCGACGGCCCCGGCAAGCCCAACTCCGGCGAGACCTTCTGGAAGGGCGTCGTGGACGAGTTCCAGGCGGCCAACCCGAACATCAAGGTCGAGGTCCAGGTCATCAACTGGAACGACATCGACAAGCAGGTCGCCACCATGGTGCAGAACGGGCAGGTGCCCGACATCCTGCAGACCGGCGACTACTCCGGCTTCGTCAAGGACGGCCTGCTGCACAAGGTCGACGAGATCCTCTCGCCGAACGTGTCCGGCGACATGCTGGAGAAGTTCGCCGAGTTCGGCAAGGTCGACGGCGCCGCCTACGGCATCCCGTTCGTCTCCTCGGCCCGCGCGCTCTTCTACAACAAGGAGCTGTTCTCCAAGGCCGGCATCGCCGAGCCGCCCAAGACCTGGGACGAGCTCAAGGCCGCCGCCGAGAAGCTGAAGAAGGCCGGCGTCAGCCAGCCGTTCGGCCTGCCGCTCGGCCAGGAGGAGGCGCAGGCCGAGTCGTTCCTGTGGATGCTCGGCAACGGTGGCGGCTACAAGGACGCCTCCGGTAAGTGGGCGATCAACTCGCCGCAGAACGTCGAGACCTTCACCTACGTCAAGGGCCTGGTGGACGCCGGCCTGACCACCCCCAACCCCGGCACCAAGGACCGCAAGACCGTCTGGGAGGACTTCGGCGCCGGCAAGGTCGGCATGGTCAACGGCGGCCCCATGTCCATCCCGATCTTCGACGCGGCCGGGCTGACGGACAAGTACGGCGTCGCCCCGATCCCCGGCAAGGCCGGCCCCCTCGACACCACGCTCGGCGTCATGGACTGGATCATGGCGTTCAACAAGAACGGCCGGGCCGCCGAGATCAAGAAGTTCCTCGACTTCTTCTACACCGGCAACGCCGCGCAGAAGATCAGCGACACCTACAAGCTGCTGCCCGTCACCAAGAGCGGCGTGGAGAAGCTGTCGAGCGACGAGAAGCTCAAGCCGTTCCTCGACGGGCTGCCCAACGCCAGCTTCTACCCGTTCCAGGACCCCAAGTGGGCCGTGGTGAACCCGGCGATCAAGCAGACCATCGGCGGAGCCGTCAAGGAGGACCCGGCGCAGGTCCTCGGTGAGCTCCAGAAGACCGCCGAGAACAGCTGA
- a CDS encoding carbohydrate ABC transporter permease produces MRRLRALEPLAWTGPAVVLIAVVVLWPVIEMIRSSFLKISRWGVVQGSNGTANYAKLFDEKDFADIMVRSVIWVVAVVALTVLISLALAQLFNQHFPGRRYARWALIAPWAASVLMTAIIFKWMLDPEVGVINQIRLKLGLIDALGGASADQLGDASTAMPWLVFVAVFVSVPFTTYALLAGLATIPSDVYEAARMDGASRLRTYWSITLPLLRPALTVAALINVMNVFNSFPIIWAMTHGQPGYSTATSTIFMFILKNRDIGESAAMSVVNFAMVLVLTAVFLKVSRWNKEVA; encoded by the coding sequence ATGAGAAGGTTGCGTGCTCTCGAACCGCTCGCCTGGACCGGACCGGCGGTCGTGCTGATCGCGGTCGTCGTGCTCTGGCCGGTCATCGAGATGATCCGCTCCTCGTTCCTCAAGATCAGCCGCTGGGGCGTGGTCCAGGGTTCCAACGGGACGGCCAACTACGCGAAGCTGTTCGACGAGAAGGACTTCGCGGACATCATGGTCCGCAGCGTGATCTGGGTGGTGGCGGTCGTCGCCCTCACCGTGCTGATCTCCCTGGCGCTGGCCCAGCTGTTCAACCAGCACTTCCCGGGCCGCAGGTACGCCCGCTGGGCGCTGATCGCGCCGTGGGCGGCCTCGGTGCTGATGACGGCGATCATCTTCAAGTGGATGCTCGACCCCGAGGTCGGCGTGATCAACCAGATCCGGCTGAAGCTCGGTCTCATCGACGCGCTCGGCGGCGCCTCGGCCGACCAGCTCGGCGACGCCTCGACGGCCATGCCGTGGCTGGTGTTCGTCGCGGTCTTCGTGTCGGTGCCGTTCACCACGTACGCGCTGCTCGCCGGGCTCGCCACCATCCCCTCGGACGTCTACGAGGCGGCCAGGATGGACGGCGCCTCGCGGCTGCGCACGTACTGGTCGATCACGCTGCCGCTGCTGCGCCCCGCGCTGACCGTCGCCGCGCTGATCAACGTGATGAACGTCTTCAACAGCTTCCCGATCATCTGGGCGATGACGCACGGGCAGCCCGGCTACTCCACGGCCACCTCGACGATCTTCATGTTCATCCTCAAGAACCGCGACATCGGCGAGTCCGCCGCGATGTCGGTGGTCAACTTCGCCATGGTGCTGGTGCTGACCGCGGTCTTCCTCAAGGTGTCCCGCTGGAACAAGGAGGTGGCGTGA
- a CDS encoding carbohydrate ABC transporter permease gives MAVTTAPPTTSPRHHARPGPPAGRRMPGLKTVVVAAAAYLIAFVFLFPYLVMLLTSLRPQDTLREATFLPSEWEWSNLANFWTSGLAGNLMVTLKVAAGSTILVLLVALPAAYYSARHDFRGRTAFLILVLITQMFQPTAMLVGIYREFYQFGLVDSIWSLILVNGGFNLAFAVWILNAYFSSIPRELEEAAFIDGNGRFGALFRVTLPLAMPGVITALIFTFIAAWNEFVVALTLTTTPANQPLTVALNSFIGQYQVDWQNLFAGSVIATIPVILLFALIERKVVGGLTAGSIK, from the coding sequence ATGGCCGTCACGACCGCGCCCCCGACCACCTCGCCCCGTCACCACGCGCGCCCCGGGCCGCCCGCGGGCAGGCGGATGCCCGGCCTCAAGACGGTCGTCGTCGCGGCGGCCGCCTACCTGATCGCGTTCGTCTTCCTCTTCCCCTACCTGGTGATGCTGCTGACCTCGCTGCGTCCCCAGGACACGCTGCGCGAGGCCACGTTCCTGCCGTCGGAGTGGGAGTGGTCCAACCTGGCCAACTTCTGGACCAGCGGCCTGGCGGGCAACCTCATGGTGACGCTGAAGGTGGCGGCCGGCTCGACGATCCTGGTGCTCCTGGTGGCGCTGCCTGCGGCCTACTACTCGGCCAGGCACGACTTCAGGGGGCGCACGGCGTTCCTGATCCTCGTGCTGATCACCCAGATGTTCCAGCCGACGGCCATGCTGGTCGGCATCTACCGGGAGTTCTACCAGTTCGGGCTGGTCGACTCCATCTGGTCGCTGATCCTCGTCAACGGCGGGTTCAACCTGGCGTTCGCCGTGTGGATCCTCAACGCGTACTTCTCCTCCATCCCGCGAGAGCTGGAGGAGGCCGCGTTCATCGACGGCAACGGCCGCTTCGGCGCGCTGTTCCGCGTCACGCTGCCGCTGGCCATGCCCGGCGTCATCACGGCGCTGATCTTCACGTTCATCGCCGCCTGGAACGAGTTCGTGGTGGCACTCACCCTCACCACCACGCCCGCCAACCAGCCGCTGACCGTGGCGCTCAACTCGTTCATCGGGCAGTACCAGGTGGACTGGCAGAACCTGTTCGCCGGGTCCGTGATCGCCACCATCCCGGTGATCCTCCTCTTCGCCCTCATCGAGCGGAAGGTGGTCGGCGGCCTCACCGCCGGGTCCATCAAGTAG
- a CDS encoding class I SAM-dependent methyltransferase — protein MENHLGGDEAKNYRQYELDMVAPHVGRSMLEIGSGLGHFAEQFLPRLDRLVVSDFDPYCVEQLRKRFEGRDEIDVLQFGLPTDIPLEDKVDTVVMMNVLEHIEEDAEALRSLARVTLPGGRIIIWVPGYMQLYGDFDRKVGHVQRYTPKTLRASVAKAGLDVEVLKPINFLGGIAWWAAVRRGGVGYPDPRLVKIYDRTVVPATRFIERFVRPPFGQTVFCVARVPS, from the coding sequence TTGGAAAACCACCTGGGTGGCGACGAGGCCAAGAACTACCGGCAGTACGAGCTGGACATGGTCGCCCCGCACGTCGGGCGCTCCATGTTGGAGATCGGCTCGGGGCTGGGCCACTTCGCCGAGCAGTTCCTGCCGAGGCTCGATCGGCTCGTGGTGAGCGACTTCGACCCCTACTGCGTCGAGCAGCTCAGGAAGCGTTTCGAGGGGCGCGACGAGATCGACGTGCTGCAGTTCGGCCTGCCGACCGACATCCCGCTGGAGGACAAGGTCGACACGGTGGTGATGATGAACGTGCTGGAGCACATCGAGGAGGACGCGGAGGCGCTGCGCTCGCTGGCCCGCGTCACGCTGCCCGGTGGGCGGATCATCATCTGGGTGCCGGGCTACATGCAGCTCTACGGCGACTTCGACCGCAAGGTGGGCCACGTCCAGCGCTACACGCCCAAGACGCTGCGCGCATCGGTCGCCAAGGCCGGGCTCGACGTCGAGGTGCTGAAGCCGATCAACTTCCTGGGCGGCATCGCGTGGTGGGCGGCGGTGCGCCGGGGCGGGGTGGGCTACCCGGACCCGCGCCTGGTCAAGATCTACGACCGCACGGTGGTGCCGGCGACCCGCTTCATCGAGCGTTTCGTCCGCCCGCCGTTCGGCCAGACCGTCTTCTGCGTCGCGCGCGTGCCCAGCTAG
- a CDS encoding RNA polymerase sigma factor — protein MKSDSSMDDDEAVTRSLAGDLSAYEALVARYSALAHRTAALLGAGDEAEDVVQEAFVKAYRHLASFRRDAPFRPWLLRIVANETHNLTRSRGRRSELAVRLGAGVEAAAPDDPAGAAVATDRRARLLRAVRALPEGERRAVVCRYFLQLTEAETAEVLDLPVGTVKSRTHRGLARLRKEVGSELA, from the coding sequence ATGAAATCTGACTCGTCCATGGACGACGACGAGGCAGTCACCCGGTCGCTCGCCGGCGACCTGTCGGCCTACGAGGCCCTGGTCGCCCGCTACAGCGCGCTCGCCCACCGCACCGCCGCCCTGCTCGGGGCGGGCGACGAGGCCGAGGACGTGGTGCAGGAGGCGTTCGTCAAGGCGTACCGGCACCTGGCGAGCTTCCGCCGCGACGCGCCGTTCCGCCCGTGGCTGCTGCGCATCGTCGCCAACGAGACGCACAACCTCACCCGCTCGCGCGGCCGCCGCTCCGAGCTCGCCGTACGCCTGGGCGCCGGCGTCGAGGCGGCGGCGCCCGACGACCCGGCGGGCGCCGCCGTGGCCACCGACCGCCGCGCCCGCCTGTTACGGGCGGTCCGCGCCCTGCCCGAAGGGGAACGCCGGGCGGTCGTCTGCCGGTACTTCCTTCAGCTGACGGAGGCCGAGACGGCCGAGGTGCTCGACCTGCCGGTGGGCACGGTCAAGTCCCGCACCCATCGCGGCCTGGCCCGGCTCAGGAAGGAGGTGGGCAGTGAGCTCGCATGA
- a CDS encoding adenosine deaminase: protein MLRPLDTLPKAHLHLHFTGSMRHSTLIELAREQRLHLPDALEQDWPPRLRATDERGWFRFQRLYDIARSVLTRPEHVYRLLRETAEDEAAAGSRWLEIQVDPSGYAQRFGGLTATLELVLDAMGEASRHAGVGIALVVAANRTRHPLDANTLARLAAQYADRGVVGFGLSNDERRAQARDFERAFRIAKRAGLLAVPHGGELLGPRSVAQCVDDLGADRVGHGVRAAEDARLMERLADRQICCEVCPSSNVGLGVAERAADVPVRRLFEAGVPIALGSDDPLLFGSRLLRQYELAREVYRFHDAEIAELARQSIRASAAPESVRKELLKGVDDWLSAK, encoded by the coding sequence ATGCTCCGCCCGCTGGACACGCTGCCCAAGGCCCATCTCCACCTGCACTTCACCGGCTCGATGCGGCATTCGACGCTGATCGAGCTGGCCCGGGAGCAACGACTGCACCTGCCCGACGCGCTGGAGCAGGACTGGCCGCCGCGGTTGCGCGCCACCGACGAGCGCGGCTGGTTCAGGTTCCAGCGGCTGTACGACATCGCGCGGTCGGTGCTGACGAGACCGGAGCACGTCTACCGACTGCTGCGCGAGACCGCCGAGGACGAGGCGGCGGCGGGGTCGCGCTGGCTGGAGATCCAGGTGGACCCCTCGGGCTACGCCCAGCGCTTCGGCGGGCTGACCGCGACGCTGGAGCTGGTGCTCGACGCGATGGGCGAGGCGTCCAGGCACGCGGGCGTGGGGATCGCGCTGGTGGTGGCGGCCAACCGCACCCGCCATCCGCTCGACGCCAACACGCTGGCCCGGCTGGCTGCGCAGTACGCCGACCGGGGCGTGGTGGGCTTCGGGCTGTCCAACGACGAGCGGCGGGCACAGGCGCGCGACTTCGAGCGGGCGTTCCGCATCGCCAAGCGGGCGGGGCTGCTGGCGGTGCCGCACGGGGGCGAGCTGCTGGGGCCGCGCAGCGTGGCGCAGTGCGTCGACGACCTGGGGGCCGACCGGGTGGGGCACGGGGTGCGGGCGGCGGAGGACGCGCGGCTGATGGAGCGGCTGGCCGACCGGCAGATCTGCTGCGAGGTTTGTCCCAGCTCGAACGTGGGGCTGGGGGTGGCCGAGCGGGCCGCCGACGTGCCGGTGCGGCGGCTGTTCGAGGCGGGGGTGCCGATCGCGCTGGGCTCCGACGACCCGCTGCTGTTCGGCTCGCGGCTGTTGCGGCAGTACGAGCTGGCACGGGAGGTCTACCGCTTCCACGACGCGGAGATCGCCGAGCTGGCGCGGCAGTCGATCCGGGCGTCGGCCGCGCCCGAGTCGGTGCGCAAGGAGCTGTTGAAGGGCGTCGACGACTGGCTGTCAGCGAAGTGA
- a CDS encoding SigE family RNA polymerase sigma factor — MTDEDEAAFDEFLAGRGSSLLRTAILVCGATRHDAEDLVQHALEKVYRHWPRIRRDNPEAYARKVVVNAAISKARRRRVIQEITFARPPDTAAASPDLDLRDALIRELRRLPPKMRAVLVLRYWEDQSEAATAALLGCSTGTVKSQAARGLARIRERMNVVEGAFR, encoded by the coding sequence ATGACGGATGAAGACGAAGCGGCATTCGACGAGTTCCTCGCCGGGCGCGGCTCATCGCTGCTGCGCACCGCGATCCTCGTCTGCGGCGCCACCCGGCACGACGCCGAGGACCTCGTCCAGCACGCGCTGGAGAAGGTCTACCGGCACTGGCCGCGGATCCGCCGCGACAACCCCGAGGCGTACGCGCGCAAGGTCGTCGTCAACGCGGCGATCAGCAAGGCGCGGCGGCGGCGCGTGATCCAGGAGATCACCTTCGCCCGCCCGCCCGACACCGCGGCCGCCTCACCCGACCTCGACCTGCGCGACGCGCTCATCCGGGAGCTGCGCAGGCTGCCACCGAAGATGCGAGCCGTGCTCGTGCTGCGCTACTGGGAGGACCAGTCGGAGGCGGCGACGGCGGCTCTGCTCGGCTGCTCGACCGGCACCGTCAAGTCCCAGGCCGCGCGCGGGCTCGCCCGCATCCGCGAACGCATGAACGTCGTAGAAGGAGCATTCCGATGA
- a CDS encoding PASTA domain-containing protein gives MKVEDALADAMAAHVADVQAAPTLGGAVRRGHRAHVIRFRTAGAALVTAAVAVAAPLALNTAGPPPSRPAATAGQDRVVVASVTVPDVVGMDVAAAVKVLSEAGLVVDDPETATAEGDVREQRPAAGTQVAEGERVMLTVEPPRTSLPQDLGDLGDGRTFGGVHLGYLPEGLQWSRWSGKNGFGEKSYTTSYAPGGDEKDGYGVQVVVFEGDAAKAVERRLGTFPRTEVNGEKAYLAHVTEGGTVTRDKDEGATLTIGWFLRDGLAVEVYVSPFYAGQVDAEAEIRKVAEGIKPAG, from the coding sequence ATGAAGGTCGAGGACGCGCTCGCCGATGCCATGGCCGCCCACGTCGCCGACGTGCAGGCCGCGCCGACGCTCGGCGGCGCGGTGCGTCGCGGGCACCGTGCCCACGTGATCAGGTTCCGTACGGCCGGAGCCGCGCTCGTCACCGCCGCGGTCGCCGTCGCCGCCCCCCTGGCGCTGAACACCGCGGGGCCGCCCCCCTCCCGGCCGGCCGCCACCGCGGGCCAGGACCGCGTCGTGGTCGCCTCGGTGACCGTCCCCGACGTCGTCGGCATGGACGTGGCCGCGGCGGTCAAGGTACTGAGCGAGGCCGGGCTGGTCGTCGACGACCCCGAGACGGCCACGGCCGAGGGCGACGTGCGCGAGCAGCGGCCGGCGGCGGGCACGCAGGTGGCCGAAGGGGAGCGGGTCATGCTGACCGTCGAACCGCCCCGGACCTCGCTGCCGCAGGACCTCGGCGACCTCGGCGACGGCCGCACGTTCGGCGGCGTCCACCTCGGCTACCTGCCCGAAGGGCTGCAATGGAGCAGGTGGTCGGGCAAGAACGGGTTCGGCGAGAAGAGCTACACCACCTCCTACGCGCCGGGCGGCGACGAGAAGGACGGCTACGGCGTGCAGGTCGTGGTGTTCGAGGGCGACGCGGCCAAGGCCGTCGAGCGCAGGCTCGGCACCTTCCCGCGTACCGAGGTCAACGGAGAGAAGGCCTACCTGGCCCACGTCACCGAAGGCGGCACGGTCACCCGTGACAAGGACGAGGGCGCGACGCTCACGATCGGCTGGTTCCTGCGCGACGGGCTGGCGGTCGAGGTGTACGTCAGCCCGTTCTACGCCGGGCAGGTCGACGCCGAGGCCGAGATCAGGAAGGTCGCCGAGGGCATCAAGCCGGCCGGCTGA